From the genome of Malus domestica chromosome 04, GDT2T_hap1, one region includes:
- the LOC103443518 gene encoding beta-amyrin 28-monooxygenase: protein MEHFYLTLLLGFVSFITLSLSVLFYRHRAQFVGTNLPPGKVGYPVIGETYQFLATGWKGHPEKFIFDRMTKYSSEVFKTSLMGEKAAIFCGAACNKFLFSNENKLVTAWWPSSVNKVFPSSMETSAKEEAKKMRKMLPNFMKPEALQRYIGIMDTVARRHFADGWENKKEVEVFPLAKNYTFWLAARLFVSLDDSVEIAKLGDPFAVLASGIISMPLDFPGTPFYKAIKASNFIREELTKIIKQRKIDLAEGKASPTQDILSHMLLLCDEHGSHMKEHDIADKILGLLIGGHDTASATCTFIVKYLAELPHIYDEVYKEQMEVLSAKAPGELLNWDDLQKMKYSWNVAQEVLRLAPPLQGAFREALSDFVFNGFTIPKGWKLYWSANSTHKNAAYFPEPFKFDPSRFEGKGPAPYTFVPFGGGPRMCPGKEYARLEILVFMHNLVKRFKWEKVLPNEQIVVDPLPMPAKGLPVRLFPHPKTAAA from the exons ATGGAGCACTTCTATCTGACCCTCCTTTTAGGGTTTGTCTCCTTcatcactctttctctctccgtACTCTTTTACCGGCACAGAGCGCAGTTCGTCGGCACCAACCTGCCGCCTGGCAAAGTTGGCTACCCGGTGATCGGTGAGACCTACCAGTTCCTGGCCACAGGATGGAAAGGTCACCCAGAGAAGTTCATCTTCGACCGCATGACCAAGTACTCTTCCGAAGTGTTCAAGACCTCCCTCATGGGCGAGAAGGCCGCCATCTTCTGCGGCGCAGCCTGCAACAAGTTCTTGTTCTCCAACGAGAACAAGCTCGTCACTGCATGGTGGCCCAGCTCCGTCAACAAGGTCTTCCCTTCTTCTATGGAGACTTCCGCCAAGGAGGAGGCCAAGAAGATGAGAAAGATGCTTCCCAACTTCATGAAGCCCGAAGCTCTCCAGCGATACATCGGCATCATGGACACCGTCGCCCGACGCCACTTCGCCGACGGCTGGGAAAACAAGAAGGAAGTTGAAGTTTTCCCCCTCGCCAAGAA CTACACCTTTTGGCTTGCTGCACGGTTGTTTGTGAGCCTGGACGACTCGGTTGAAATCGCCAAGCTAGGCGACCCGTTCGCAGTTTTGGCCTCTGGAATCATATCGATGCCTCTGGATTTCCCGGGAACTCCTTTTTACAAAGCGATCAAGGCATCCAACTTCATCAGGGAGGAGCTGACGAAGATCATCAAGCAGAGGAAGATAGACTTGGCGGAGGGCAAGGCGTCGCCGACGCAAGACATATTGTCACACATGTTGTTGTTGTGCGACGAGCACGGAAGTCACATGAAGGAACACGATATCGCCGATAAGATTTTGGGGCTGCTGATTGGTGGGCATGACACAGCCAGCGCTACCTGCACTTTTATTGTCAAGTATCTTGCCGAACTTCCTCATATTTATGACGAAGTCTACAAGG AGCAAATGGAGGTCCTAAGCGCAAAAGCTCCAGGGGAGTTGTTGAATTGGGATGACCTACAGAAGATGAAATACTCATGGAACGTAGCTCAGGAAGTTCTCAGATTGGCTCCACCTCTTCAAGGAGCTTTCAGGGAAGCCTTGTCTGACTTCGTCTTCAATGGTTTCACCATTCCAAAGGGCTGGAAG TTATATTGGAGCGCAaactcaacacacaagaacGCAGCTTACTTCCCGGAACCATTCAAATTCGACCCTTCAAGATTCGAAGGAAAAGGTCCAGCACCATACACGTTTGTGCCCTTTGGAGGAGGTCCTAGGATGTGCCCCGGCAAAGAGTACGCCCGATTGGAGATCCTAGTGTTCATGCACAACTTGGTGAAGAGGTTCAAATGGGAGAAAGTCCTTCCCAACGAGCAGATCGTAGTTGACCCACTCCCCATGCCCGCCAAGGGACTCCCTGTCCGCCTTTTTCCTCACCCTAAGACCGCCGCAGCTTAA